From a single Alloactinosynnema sp. L-07 genomic region:
- a CDS encoding arginine deiminase yields the protein MDSEVGPLRTVLLHRPGNELKRLTPRNNDQLLFDSIPWVDRAQDEHDTFADILGGRGVEVMRLSDTLVEALADERAHAAAAATAVDRRRLGNELAESLGSYLSTVDAKGLADVLMAGMTFEELPAAEGASLVRKMHHPHDFVVDPLPNLMFTRDSSVWIGDRVAIASLSMPARIRETALLDLIYAYHPRFRAAGRAYGAHSAPVEGGDVLLLGPGVIAIGVGERTTPAGAESLARSAFRDGLAHTVLAVPIAQDRATMHLDTVCTMVDRDAVVMYPAVRDTLVAYTMKPNGVEGVRVEGPIPFLEAAAPAMGIDRLRVIDTGLDPVTAEREQWDDGNNTLAVGPGVVVAYERNVETNARLEDAGIEVLRISGSELGTGRGGPRCMSCPVRRDPI from the coding sequence GTGGACAGCGAGGTCGGCCCGCTGCGCACGGTGCTGCTGCACCGGCCCGGCAACGAACTCAAGCGCCTCACCCCGCGCAACAACGACCAGCTGCTGTTCGACAGCATCCCGTGGGTCGACCGCGCGCAGGACGAGCACGACACCTTCGCCGACATCCTCGGCGGCCGCGGCGTCGAGGTCATGCGCCTGTCGGACACCCTGGTCGAAGCCCTGGCCGACGAGCGCGCCCACGCCGCCGCCGCTGCCACCGCCGTCGACCGGCGCCGCCTGGGCAACGAGCTGGCCGAGTCCCTGGGCAGCTACCTGTCCACTGTGGACGCCAAGGGCCTGGCCGACGTGCTCATGGCGGGCATGACCTTCGAGGAGCTCCCCGCCGCCGAGGGCGCCTCCCTGGTGCGCAAGATGCACCACCCGCACGACTTCGTCGTCGACCCGCTGCCCAACCTGATGTTCACCCGCGACTCGTCGGTCTGGATCGGCGACCGCGTCGCCATCGCGTCGCTGTCGATGCCCGCGCGCATCCGCGAGACCGCGCTGCTGGACCTGATCTACGCCTACCACCCCCGCTTCCGCGCCGCCGGCCGCGCCTACGGCGCCCACTCGGCCCCCGTCGAAGGCGGCGACGTCCTGCTGCTGGGCCCCGGCGTCATCGCCATCGGTGTCGGCGAACGCACCACCCCGGCGGGCGCGGAATCCTTGGCCCGCTCCGCTTTCCGCGACGGTCTGGCCCACACCGTGCTCGCGGTGCCCATCGCCCAGGACCGCGCGACGATGCACCTGGACACGGTGTGCACGATGGTGGATCGGGACGCCGTGGTCATGTACCCGGCGGTCCGCGACACGTTGGTCGCTTACACGATGAAGCCCAACGGGGTCGAGGGTGTGCGGGTCGAGGGGCCGATTCCGTTCCTGGAAGCGGCTGCGCCCGCGATGGGGATCGACCGGCTCCGGGTGATCGACACCGGACTGGACCCGGTGACGGCGGAGCGGGAGCAGTGGGACGACGGGAACAACACGTTGGCGGTTGGTCCTGGGGTTGTCGTGGCATACGAGCGGAACGTGGAGACGAACGCCCGGCTGGAGGACGCGGGTATTGAGGTCCTGCGCATCAGCGGGTCGGAGCTGGGGACTGGACGTGGCGGGCCGCGCTGCATGTCTTGTCCGGTTCGACGCGACCCGATCTAG